ATACGCTCTCGGCTACTACCCCACGGAGCCGAGAGCGTATTGCTCGCGCAGCTCGCTGTGGATCTCCCGGTAGGCGGGTTCCAGCTCCTCCGGGTTGGAGAGGAAGACGGCGCGGCCGCCGCTCTCCTCCACCGTGCGCACCAGCGTCTCGAACTCCTTCACCGTTTCCGGCGCGTCGCGCCAGGCGGAGGCGATGTGGGGTGCCTGGGAACCGTCCTCCTGCCCCACCGCCAGGTGGATCCAGTAGATCTGGGCCTGACTGTGGCGGGCGCGCCACAGGACCTCGCGCATGCGCATCACGCTGAGAATATCCACGCCGTCGGAGAGCAGCACCACCACCCGGCGGCCCTGGCGGCCGTCGAGGTAGTTGAGGGCCAGATAGAGGTGATCGTTGAGCGCCGTGCCGCCCACCGCCTCGACGTTGGAGAGGGACTGTTTCAGGTAGTCCTTATCCTCGGCGAAGTCGGTGGTGCGCACCACGTGGTCGGAGAAGAGCAGCACCATGGCTTCGTCCAACGGCCGCATATCCTCGACGAAGGACCGGGCGCCGGAGAGCGCCGAGCGCAGGCGGGCTCCCCGCATGCTCTCGCTGACGTCGAGGAGCAGCACAGCGGTGAGGGGCACGTCCCGATGCTCGAAGGTCACCAAAGTCTCGCCACGCCCCTCGTCTTGGACCTTGAAGGCACTCTTGGGAAGATCGAGAACCCGATCCGAGCCCTTGGTCACGGTGACGTAGAGCTGCTGCAGGCCGAGGTCGATCTCCTCGTCCACCTTGATGGCGGGGGTTTCCAGAGTCTCGCGCACCGGCTCGCCACCGGTCAGGTGGACCACCGCTTCGAAGCGATGCTTGCGGTTACGCTGGCCGACGTCGACGACGGTTTCGAAGGGAGCCTCGGCGTCCTCGCCGCGATGGCGACCGTCGACGATGAACTCCACTTTCTCCACCGGCAGGTCGGAGGTGACTTCCACCTCCATCTCCACCTCACCGAAGACGGGATGGAGGAACGAAGGCTTGACGATCACCACCTGAGTCTCCGCCCAGGCCGCCAGGGGTGCGGCGGCGAGAACCAGCAGGAGGAGTCCGAAGAACGCGTTGCGGAAGGTCGTCTCGTGCTTCAACATTTCAACCCTCCTGACCGATCTTGGTTTGATTCAGCGCCGCTGCCAGCATCGGCAACCGGCTTTCGGCGCCCTGCCACAGCTCCCGGCGAACGTCGTCCACCGTCGCCGCCGGCCAGTGGTTATAGCGCGCCCGGGCATCCGCCGCCTGGCGTGGCGGCTCACTCCGGAACGCCGCCAACACCTCGGCAGCCTGGTTGAGCTGGCGGTCGCGCTCCAGCAGGTAGGCATATTGGAGGGCCAGCGGCTCGTTGCCGGGGAGGCGCTCGCGGCCGCGCTGGAGCACGTCCATGGCCGCCTGGAGATCTTCCCGGTCGGTGTAGTGACGAGCCAGCTCTTGGAACGCCACGGCCACCACCCACTCCGGACCCTCGACCTCGGTCAGTTCCTCCAGGCCCCGCACCGCGGGTCTGCGGAAGCCGCTCCGCAGCTGATTGATGGCGAGGCGCAGGGCCGCCTCCCGATTGCGCGGGTGAACGTTCACCAGCTTGCGCAGGAAGGCCACCGCCGCCACCGGATCACCAGCCTTCTCGAAAACCGTGGCCAGCCCCAGCAGGGCCGCCTCGTTCTTCGGGTCGTAGTCCAGTGCCCGCCGATAGAAGGGAGTACAACGGCAGTTGCGGGTGGACATGATCTTGTGCAGGTAGCCGCCGAGGCTGGCGTAGGTACGGGCCGCCACCACACGGGATCCCTCGGAGCGCGCGCGGTCGGCGTAGCTATCCGCCAGCGACGCCGTCAGCAGCCGCGAACGGCGAGCCAAATGCCAGACCCGCTGCTGCTGAAACAGCCCGCTGGCGTCGTGATGCAACATCAGGATCGGTACCAGCACCTCCGGATTGCGTCGGGACAGGTCCAGCGCCACCTCGCCCTGCACCTCCCACAGGGGTCCTTCGTCGAGCTTCATGCTGGGCTCGACAAATTCCCGTTCCAGCTCGCCCAGGGACTCGAGGGCCGCCCGGCGATCTCCATCCGCCAACTGCCCCAAAGCCTCTACGTAGCGCGCCCGCAGCACCGTAGGATCGATGTCCTTCTCGCGCACTCGCGGTGCTTTGCGCGGCTCGGGCAGCTCGGCGCTCATGACCCCGGCATCGGTGCCCGCACCGCTCTGAGCGGAGACCGTCGGTGCTACCGGGAGCATCATCACCGCCAAGACGCTCATCAACACCCAAATGTTGGGCGACGGAATTCGAGAATAGTTGGGAAGTGGACTCATGATCCCTCCTTCTCGCCGCAGAACTAAGAGGGGCGGTGATGAACAGCGGCGGTTAGTGATGTGCCCCTCAAAATACAACTACGCCCACTTGTAAGCAACCCCGCCATCTGGAGTCGCTGTAACAATTTGCCCTCCGACACAGGCTTCAGCCCCCTTGCCGGCGCTCTCCGGCATCGAGCTCTTCGACCCAGCGGCGAATACGAAGAGAGGGATCGAACCCTTCGCCCAAAGAAAAAGAGCAGAGCCCGAAAGGCCCTGCCCTCATTCTCCGATTCGCTGGAAACTCAGCGTCCGAGACGCATCAAGGCGCCTCGAAGAGTTTCCCGAGACTCACTCGATCCCGCGGGCGCCACGGCCCCGCGGTGCCGGCGGCTCGACGGCCGTGGGCTCGTCCCCCCGCGGCGCCGGAGGCTCGGCTCCCGTACCCGGATCGGCGGGCCGGTCCCCGGGCTTTCCGGGACCGCTGAAACCACCGGGGGAGGTGAGCAACCACTTGAGGTTGGACACCGCCTCGGGGGTGAGCTGCGCCTGGGCGACCTGGGCGGCGGTCACCCCCACCGGCGAGGCCAGGGTGAACTCTCCGAAGATGAAGGGCGCGAGGCTCACTTCCGGGATGGAAGCGCCGAAGCCCTCATTGATCGCCTTGATGAACTCGTTGGCGATGAAGGCGTAGCCGAAGGGGCTCGGATGCACGCCGTCGTAGGAGAAGATGCCACCGGTGAGGAAGTCCGCGGAGTAGGTGATGCCGCCGATCTCGCGGCCCACGGAGGCGAACTCCGCCAGCAGCGGACCGCTCTCCACCACCACCGCACCGACCTCGCCGGCCACCGTGCGGATGATCGCGTTGAACTCGCCGACCCGAGCGTTGATGGTGGCGGTCTCGGTGGCGTCGAGCACCGCTCCGTTGCTCAGAGGCTGGCCGTTGCCCCCCAGGAAGAGGGGGATGCCGAAGCCCTGGGCGAGCTCGGCGGAGGCGGAGAGCAGCACGTTGTCGTCAGGACCCACGGGACCATTGGGACCGATGAGCGGGATCGGATTGCCGTCAGGGCCGATCACCGGCTGGCTGGTGGCGGGATTGACCACCACTCCGGGCAGGGTCGTGACGAAGGGGATGCTGGTGACCAGAGGAATGGTGGCCACCGCCATCTGCACGCCATTGCCCGCCAAGGCACCGATGATGGTGCGGTAGTCGGCTTCGAATTGCGCCGCCGTCGTCAGGGTGAAGCCATCGATGACGATGCCGCTGGTAGCGGCGGCGAGGGCGTCATTGTTGCCAATCCAAACGGTGGCGAAGGTCGGCTGCTGGACGACCGCCTGCTGCAGCGCGGTGCCGAGGCCGCGCAGAACCAGGTCGTGGGGACCGCCACTGTCGGTGACGGTGCGCACGGTGTCCCCCACCCGCGCTCCGGGAACGCCGAGATTGTTGTAGGGCCGGGGCAGCATCAGGTTGGTGGGCTGTCCCAGGCCCGGGGGCGGCGCCAGCACCAGCGGCGACAGACTCTGCAGCTGCAGCGGCGGGGTGATGCCGGGGTTGCTGATCAGGGGCTGCTCGAAGCCGCCGCTACCGCCGGTGGCCTGACGATGAATCAGCGCCGGGAAGCTGTTGACCTGGAAATCGTCCACCCAGCCACCGCTGACGATGGCGCCGGTGAGGCTGTCACCAATGGCGACGTAGTTCGAGAAGTCCGCGCTGCCGGTGTCGACCTGGGCAGCGGCGGGAAGGGCCGCGCCGAGGACGAGCAAGCAAAGGGAGAGAAGAGCTGCCAGATTGCGATTCATTGCGTAGTCTCCTTGCCGAGGTTCGCGTGCGGCTACCAGTTGTAGGTCACGCCGAAGAGCAGCGCGTCCGTGCTGTATCGACCGTTGAAATTGTCCCGGTTGGTGGTGGTGACGCGCTCTCCGGAGTCGAGGTACATGAACGCCAGATCGAGCTTGCCGCCGGCGGTGCCGTAGCCGAAGGTGAAGCCGTCGCGGTCACTGTCGGGCAGCAGGGGGCCCACCGACTGGTCCGGCTGGGGGCTCTCGTCGTAGACATAGCCGAAGCGCCAGTTGGAGCCGGAGCCGGTGGTGTACTGGAAGCCGATGCGGTAGTTGTAGGCGTCGTCGTACTCCTGCTCGACGATCGAGCTCAGGGCCGGCAGCCCGACGAAGGTCAGGGGCAGAGCGTCGAAGCTGCTCCAGCCGGTCCAGTTGGCATCGACCTCCATCAGCAGGTTCTGGGTCAAGCCAAAAGCGAAGCCGAGGCTAGCCATCTCCGGGAATTCGATCTCGGTCTCCACTCCCAGGTCGGCGCCGAAAGGCAGCTGCTGGGAGACGGCGCCGTCGAATTGGGGATTGCCGGTGAGGACCTGGGTGAAGAAACCGTCGCCCTCGTACTCCACCTCGACGGCGCTCCGGTAGGAGAAGCCCCAGGAGAACGCGCTACCGACCTTGTGGAGGATGCCGAAGTTCCAACCGATGCCGTTGTCGAAGTCGCTCTCCAGCTCGACGTGGGCGATGTCCACCACCGAGCCGGTGAAGGGGTTGACGGAGGGCACGTTACGCTCCAGCTCGACCTTGGAAAAACGCCCCACCAGCCCGAAGCCGATGCCGAAGTTGTCGTTCACCTGATAGCCGAAGGTGGGATTGATGTCGAAGACCAAGAGCTCCGCCCGCTGGCTGATGAAGCGGCCGGCGAAGTTGTCCGGATCTTCCCACTCGGTGGCCAGGCCGAAGGGCGAGTTGAAGCCGATGCCGAACTTCCACTTATCGCTCAGCGGACGCACGTGGTAGATGTGCGGCGGCGTCACGTCGAGATCCTTCATCTGCGCGGTGGTCTCCGGACCGGGGAACGGAGCCGAACCGGTGAACTCGGTTCCGTTGACGTGGATCCAGGTCAAACCGGTGGTGGTCTGCGGTTCCTGGACGAAGGCCAGGCCGCCGGCATTGTGGAAAAGCAGCGACGGATCGTCCGCCTGCGCGGTGAAGGCTCCGGCCATGCCCATGCCCTTGCTACCCTGCTCGAAGATTCCGAAGGCAGCTCCATGAGCGGCCGTGGGAATCAAAGCCACCGCGGTGCACACTGCCGCCAGGGCGGCGAGAAAATGAAATCGCCTGAGCATCCCGTTCCTCCTAGTAAACTCTTGGTCGAGGGGTCTGAATCTGTGGACGTCTGCTAGATGAGACAGAAGCTAATAGTTCTTCTGCATTCAAACTGGCACCATAAGGCCAGACCTTCAGAAGTGTCAACGACGCGTCGCGGCGAAATAATGCCGCACTTAGACTTCATCACTCCGCGAACCCCCCCGCCGAATCGAAGAGCGCGAACCCCGAGGAAGGATCAACATGGAATTCGATCACGAGCAGCAACAACGAACTCACGGCAAGGTCGCCGAGTACCTGGAGGAGCTCTTCGACTCACCGTTTCTCGACGAAGAGACCGGGCACTTCTTCGTCCGCTACGGCACCACGGTGCTGGAGATCTTCGTCGAGCCGCACGGCCCCGAGGAAGCGGCGGTGATGATCGTGGCCTATTGCGTGCAGGACGTGGAGCTGCAGGAGGATCTGCTCCTGGGGTTGCTGGAAGTCAACCACCAGCTTCCCTTTGGCTCGTTCTCCCTGGTGGGCCAGGACATCTTCCTCTCCCAATCGCTGCTGGGCCGCTCCCTGGACGCCCGCAGCCTGCTGCGCATCATCGAGGCGGTGGCCACCATCTCCGACGAGTACGACGACCGCATCGTGGCCAAGTTCGGTGGCCAGACCGCAGTGGAGAAGATCCGCGACACCGGGTCGCCCCAGGAGGCCGCTACTGACGAGGACTGACGGTGGTAGAAGCCGAAGCAGCCGGAGGATTTTTGAGTGGGGGCTCTCGGGCCGGGTGGGGGTGTCGTCCCGCCAGGGACGATATGCACTAGCGAGGGGTTTCAACCCCTCGTGGGGCTCAGGCCAGGCCGCTACCAAGTTTGGTGCTTGATGGCTTCCCGGGCTTCTTTTTCCTGCGTCCGGCGGCGCTCCGTCTCGCGCTTGTCCCATTGCTTCTTGCCCTGCACCAAAGCGATGCGGACTTTGATCCACGGGCCCTTCAGATAGACCTCCAGAGGCACCACGGTCAGCCCGGTGGCCTGGGTCTGCTGCTCCAGCTTGGAGATCTCGCGGCGATTGAGCAGCAGCTTGCGCGGCCGTTCCGGCTCGTGATTCTGGCGGTTGCCGTGGCTATAAGGACTGAAATGAGCGTTGAGCAGCCAGGCCTCCCCGTCGCGGAAGCTGACGAAGCTGTCCTTGAGCTGGATCTTGCCGTTGCGGGCGGCCTTGACCTCGGTTCCGGCCAGGGCCATCCCCGCCTCGAAGGTGTCGAGGACGTGGTAGTCGTGACGGGCACGGCGGTTGCTGGCCAGAACCCGCTGTCCGTCCTTCTTCTTCTTGGTGCTCATGACGTCTTTATCTTCTCTCTGCTCAAATCTGTCGCGGCTCAGTTCGCCTCCGTCGGGGAGGGCAGGAGAATCCTGCTCCGGCGGTGGGCGAAAGGAGATCATACCAGCCGGAAAGACCGAGCAATACGGCCGGTGGTAGAGTTCCGACCCACATGAACATTACGGCCGCCCTGCTCGCCGTCACCCTGTGGACGGCGGCCGAGGCAAACAAGCCGCAGATCCAGGGACTCGCTCTCAGCCTCCAGACCTCCAGCTCGGACAGCCTGGTGGTGGAGCTGGACTTCCGCCTCGAAAACGCTCTGGAGGGCCCGTTGCGGGAACGCATCGAGAGCGGCCTGCCCACCACCATCCTGTACGAAATGCAGCTGGTGCAAGAGCGCCGCTGGTGGCTCGACCGCAAGATCGTGCGCTCGACGCTGGAGGTGACGGCGACCTACGACGCCGTCACCATGGAGTACCAGATCTACCATCGTCTCAACGACGAGCTCATCGCCAGCCGCGTGGTGCAGGACTTCGCCGAGCTGCGGCCGGCCATGACCCGCATTCAGGACGTGCCTGCCTTCAAGCTGCAATACGCTCTCGGGGATCGCCCGGCGGTAGTGCGGGTGCGGGCCGACTTGGGCTCGCGCACCTGGCTGGCCCTGGTCCCCGTGCGCATCACCACCGATTGGGCGGAAAGTCAGCCCCTGTCTCCCCGCTAGCACAACCACCAGCAGGCACTCCAACCTCGAGGACTTTGATCTCATGGGCTTGCGCACGCAGCTCCGCCGTCACCGCAAAAACACCCGGCTGATCATCGCGGCTCTGGCCGTACTGCTGCTGGTGCTCAGCGGTGTCTTCTACTTCCTGCTCTACAACCAGCGGCTGGACGCCAAGCTGATCAACAACCGGGTGCTGCTCTTCGCCCTGTGGTACATCAACGTCGTCCTCATCCTCTCGATGGTCTTCGTGCTGCTGCGCATCGTGTTCAAGATGCTGGTGGAGCGGCGCTATCGGATCCTCGGCTCGAAGTTCAAAACCAAGCTCATCGCCACCTACATCGGGCTCTCCCTGATCCCGGTGCTGCTGCTCTTCTTCTTCGCCAACCAGCTGCTCCAAGGCTCGGTGGACCGCTGGTTCAACGTACCGCTGCAACGCTTGGTGGCTCAGGCCCGCGGGGTCGCTGAGGCTCTCAACACCCGGATCACCGACGACAACCAGCGGGTAGCGAGCCGCGCCCTGCAGGAGATGAGCGCGCTGCCGCCGGAGGAGGTGGTGGGAGGGCAGGCTCTGGGGTTGCGGCTCCAGGAGCTGATGGACGAATCCGGCGTCGACCTGTTGGCGGTCTACGAGGGCACGGACTTCATCCGCGCCGTGGTCAGCCCGCGCACCGGCATCTCGGATCTGCCGGAGCTCGACTGGAGCCTGCTGCGCAAGGCCGCCAGCACCGGCCGCTCGACCAAGGTCAAGGTCTTGCCGGCGCTGGAAGGACGGTTGATGCTGGTAGCGGTGGCGGATCCGGAAGAGGGAGCCGCGGATTGGGTGGTGGTGGCCGGCACAGTGGTGGAACAGCCGGTGGCCAGCCAGGTGGAGGGCTTGGTGCAGGCGTACCAGGCTCACCGTCAGCTAGTGGTGGAGAAAGACGCCATCAAGGCCAGTCACGTGCTGATCTTCATGATGGCGACGCTGCTCATCCTCCTGGCCTCCAGCTGGGTCGGGCTCTACCTCGCCCGGCGGGTGACGGTGCCGATCCAGGCCCTGGCCTCCGGCACCCGGCAGATCATGGGCGGCGACCTGGCCCATCGGGTGCAGGTGGACGCCGACGACGAGCTCGGCGTGCTGGTGGACTCCTTCAACCGCATGACCACCCAGCTCCAGGAACAGCGGCGGTTGCTGGAGAAGAGCAACCTGGAGCTCCAGGAGACCGGCCAGCAACAGGCGGAGGAACGGGCCCTCATCGCCGCGGTGCTGCAGAACGTCGCCTCCGGCGTGCTGTCGGTGGACGACGAGGGCGAGATCTTCACCTGCAACGCCGCCGCCCGCGTCCTGCTGCGGCTCAAGGATCCGATTCTCGGCCAGCCCGCCTCTGAAGTGCTGGCGGGCCCGGAGCGGGGCAAGCTGGTAACCCTCTTGGGCGAGCTTCCCCCGGACGCCACCCGCATCAGCCGCCAGATGCACCTGGTCATCGGTGGCGAATGGAAGACCTTCGAGGTCACCGTCACCCCGGTGCATCACGGCGAGGGGCGTTTCCGCGGCCGGGTGATGGTGCTCGAGGACCTCACCGAGCTGATCAAAGCCCAAAAGCTCGCCGCCTGGACCGAAGCCGCCCGGCGCATCGCCCACGAGATCAAGAACCCCCTCACTCCCATCAAGCTCTCCGCCGAGCGCCTGCTGCACAAATACCGCAACGGCGACCCGCAGCTGGGGGAAGCCTTGGAGGACGGTGTCGAGACCATCGTCCGCGAGGTGGGGGCGATGCAGACCATGGTGGACGAGTTCTCCCGCTTTGCCCGCATGCCGGCGCCGCAACCCAGCGAGGTGAACCTGGACAAGCTGGTGTCCGAGATTCTCGACCTCTACCAGGACATCAAACCCGGGGTCGAGGTGAGCGGCGAGGTGGCGGAGGAGGTTCGATGGGTGCACCTCGACGGTGAGCAACTGCGCCGCGCCCTGATCAATCTCCTGGACAATGCTCTGGAGGCCACCTCCGCCCCGGGAGAGGTGCGGATCTCCGCCAGGCGCCGCAGCGGCCGGCTGCAGCTGGAGGTGGCGGACACCGGCCGCGGCGTCGCCGATGCCGACAAAGAGAAGCTCTTCCTTCCCTACTTCTCCACCAAGGGCCGCGGCACCGGTTTGGGCCTCACCATCGTGCAGCGCATCGTCGCCGATCACCACGGTCGCATCCGCGTCGCCGCCAATCCTCCCCAAGGCACGGTATTCATCCTCGAGCTACCCGTATAATCTCCAGTCATGAGTACAGTTCAAGCCCGACTTCAAGACGAGATCAAAACGGCCCTCAAGGCCGGCGACAAAGAACGCACCTCGACGCTGCGCATGCTGCTGACGGAGGTCAAGAACGAGAAGATCCGCGCCGGCCAGGAGGTCGACGAGGATGCCTTCCTGACCTTGGTTCGCCGCTCCATCAAGC
This window of the Acidobacteriota bacterium genome carries:
- a CDS encoding VWA domain-containing protein, translating into MLKHETTFRNAFFGLLLLVLAAAPLAAWAETQVVIVKPSFLHPVFGEVEMEVEVTSDLPVEKVEFIVDGRHRGEDAEAPFETVVDVGQRNRKHRFEAVVHLTGGEPVRETLETPAIKVDEEIDLGLQQLYVTVTKGSDRVLDLPKSAFKVQDEGRGETLVTFEHRDVPLTAVLLLDVSESMRGARLRSALSGARSFVEDMRPLDEAMVLLFSDHVVRTTDFAEDKDYLKQSLSNVEAVGGTALNDHLYLALNYLDGRQGRRVVVLLSDGVDILSVMRMREVLWRARHSQAQIYWIHLAVGQEDGSQAPHIASAWRDAPETVKEFETLVRTVEESGGRAVFLSNPEELEPAYREIHSELREQYALGSVG
- a CDS encoding SGNH/GDSL hydrolase family protein, translating into MNRNLAALLSLCLLVLGAALPAAAQVDTGSADFSNYVAIGDSLTGAIVSGGWVDDFQVNSFPALIHRQATGGSGGFEQPLISNPGITPPLQLQSLSPLVLAPPPGLGQPTNLMLPRPYNNLGVPGARVGDTVRTVTDSGGPHDLVLRGLGTALQQAVVQQPTFATVWIGNNDALAAATSGIVIDGFTLTTAAQFEADYRTIIGALAGNGVQMAVATIPLVTSIPFVTTLPGVVVNPATSQPVIGPDGNPIPLIGPNGPVGPDDNVLLSASAELAQGFGIPLFLGGNGQPLSNGAVLDATETATINARVGEFNAIIRTVAGEVGAVVVESGPLLAEFASVGREIGGITYSADFLTGGIFSYDGVHPSPFGYAFIANEFIKAINEGFGASIPEVSLAPFIFGEFTLASPVGVTAAQVAQAQLTPEAVSNLKWLLTSPGGFSGPGKPGDRPADPGTGAEPPAPRGDEPTAVEPPAPRGRGARGIE
- a CDS encoding outer membrane protein transport protein codes for the protein MLRRFHFLAALAAVCTAVALIPTAAHGAAFGIFEQGSKGMGMAGAFTAQADDPSLLFHNAGGLAFVQEPQTTTGLTWIHVNGTEFTGSAPFPGPETTAQMKDLDVTPPHIYHVRPLSDKWKFGIGFNSPFGLATEWEDPDNFAGRFISQRAELLVFDINPTFGYQVNDNFGIGFGLVGRFSKVELERNVPSVNPFTGSVVDIAHVELESDFDNGIGWNFGILHKVGSAFSWGFSYRSAVEVEYEGDGFFTQVLTGNPQFDGAVSQQLPFGADLGVETEIEFPEMASLGFAFGLTQNLLMEVDANWTGWSSFDALPLTFVGLPALSSIVEQEYDDAYNYRIGFQYTTGSGSNWRFGYVYDESPQPDQSVGPLLPDSDRDGFTFGYGTAGGKLDLAFMYLDSGERVTTTNRDNFNGRYSTDALLFGVTYNW
- the smpB gene encoding SsrA-binding protein SmpB, translated to MSTKKKKDGQRVLASNRRARHDYHVLDTFEAGMALAGTEVKAARNGKIQLKDSFVSFRDGEAWLLNAHFSPYSHGNRQNHEPERPRKLLLNRREISKLEQQTQATGLTVVPLEVYLKGPWIKVRIALVQGKKQWDKRETERRRTQEKEAREAIKHQTW
- a CDS encoding DUF4390 domain-containing protein, with product MNITAALLAVTLWTAAEANKPQIQGLALSLQTSSSDSLVVELDFRLENALEGPLRERIESGLPTTILYEMQLVQERRWWLDRKIVRSTLEVTATYDAVTMEYQIYHRLNDELIASRVVQDFAELRPAMTRIQDVPAFKLQYALGDRPAVVRVRADLGSRTWLALVPVRITTDWAESQPLSPR
- a CDS encoding ATP-binding protein, giving the protein MGLRTQLRRHRKNTRLIIAALAVLLLVLSGVFYFLLYNQRLDAKLINNRVLLFALWYINVVLILSMVFVLLRIVFKMLVERRYRILGSKFKTKLIATYIGLSLIPVLLLFFFANQLLQGSVDRWFNVPLQRLVAQARGVAEALNTRITDDNQRVASRALQEMSALPPEEVVGGQALGLRLQELMDESGVDLLAVYEGTDFIRAVVSPRTGISDLPELDWSLLRKAASTGRSTKVKVLPALEGRLMLVAVADPEEGAADWVVVAGTVVEQPVASQVEGLVQAYQAHRQLVVEKDAIKASHVLIFMMATLLILLASSWVGLYLARRVTVPIQALASGTRQIMGGDLAHRVQVDADDELGVLVDSFNRMTTQLQEQRRLLEKSNLELQETGQQQAEERALIAAVLQNVASGVLSVDDEGEIFTCNAAARVLLRLKDPILGQPASEVLAGPERGKLVTLLGELPPDATRISRQMHLVIGGEWKTFEVTVTPVHHGEGRFRGRVMVLEDLTELIKAQKLAAWTEAARRIAHEIKNPLTPIKLSAERLLHKYRNGDPQLGEALEDGVETIVREVGAMQTMVDEFSRFARMPAPQPSEVNLDKLVSEILDLYQDIKPGVEVSGEVAEEVRWVHLDGEQLRRALINLLDNALEATSAPGEVRISARRRSGRLQLEVADTGRGVADADKEKLFLPYFSTKGRGTGLGLTIVQRIVADHHGRIRVAANPPQGTVFILELPV